GTAACCTTGAACAGGCCACCTCTCAGAGAATGTTCAAACTCAGAATAACCATCGCTGATGTGACTGAGCAGTACAGCCATCTTTATATTAGCACCTCCAAAACTGTACGTTCCATCTGTGTTTGAGAGATCGAGAGCAAGATTATGAATACGAAGAGTTTCTTTAGAAGAAGTAGTAACCTCAATCCAAGCATTTTCATTGTCACTGTTTCTTCTGAAATATCTCTGCCTACTAGTTtgatagagaatgaagatggGATTTGTTTCACCAGAAGCTTTCCAGTATACTTTGATAAGGTTTACACCCTTAATAGATGGTAGTCCAAGTTGCCAAGTATTACCATCCTTAAAGCCAGAGACTGAAGTAATAGTATGTCCGTAGGTGATGGTATCTCCGGAAGAATCGCTCTTGTATACGCGGGGAATTTTTTGAATGCAACTGGGACACTCGTAAGGGGTACTATTATCCTGCTTTTGAGATAAATCCACAATGTGAGCCTTATTCTTTTTGCAGTTCTGCTCATTCAACTTGTCCTTGAGATTAGTAGTGCTTATTTGGTTATCATTATCCCAACTATCTCTACCATTAGTAGTATAATACTCATTTCCTATACCAAGTTGAATTAGGAGGGGATTGCTGAAAGTATTATCCCCTGACCAGTAAAAGACTGAGACACTCGGATATTTGTCTAGGCTAGGAAATCCAGTCTGAGATGCTCCTCCCTTATTAATCTTACTTATCTTACCATCCCTTGGTCTATGAGTAAACTTCCTATAGATTCCCTCCGGGTCAGGATACCACTCATCCGTCAGGAGAACCGTTCCGCCATCACTATTGTAGAAGTATCCTCTACCATCATTTTGGACTTGTCCTCCACTTCCAGAATGTTTACTGATGTCTATAGTAACCGGTTTGGAGTGCGATCCTCCCATCTATCATCCTTGCAGAGATGGTCCATGGTATACCCATCTACCATAGTATCCTCAGTATTCACCCATAGTATtcatccattaatgtctcaactggtgtgagcagaattgtcagtatggatgaatgggtgACATATTTCCTAGGGAACAAAAGTACagagaagagtctatgcatactcaatatggtactCCTTAGCATCCTTAAGATAGACTTGTataacccaagggtctcctttaaatCGATTATAAAGCTTCCATCCtgcaaaaaatgttgcagcAGTTCCGGtaagagtaccagaggaTATGCCAGAGATTGATCCCCAAGACATAGCTAGACTAGTAGCAGCAACGGTAGGACCAGCAATAAGTTTTTCAGCTTGAGCAGGTTCAGCTCCAGTAACAGGATTAGAAGCAGAAGCAGTATCTTCAGGAGTAGTATCAGGAGATTGAGGAGTTTCTTCGGTAGCAGAAGTAGAAGGAGCAACTTTAGTAAGAGTAGCTTTAGCAGTAGGAGCACCACCTTCAGATTGAGGATCACCAGCTTGAGTAGTAAGTTGGTCAGATGAGCCATCAGGTTGTTGAGGAGGACGTCCAGAATGAGTAGTATCAACTCCACCAGGGACTAATTTAGCTATGGCTACAGTAGTTCTAGAAGATCGTAAACCAGTTTATGAGCTGCAGCTGCAGCACCTAGACCAACTTGACCAGGTAGGCTATCAAGAGCTGATCTAAGCTCCATAATAGGTTCAGCCACTTTTCCATAAACCTTTAAGTGTAGAAACAAATGAACTCCAACCAAATGAATCAAATAATCCACCAGATTCTCCACTTCTCTGACCACTACCACTAGCTCCAACAGTACCAgatttttcttcatcctttttagCTTCCCCTTTATAACCCTTTTCACCAGGATTTTTTCTAGATCCAAGATCAGTAGATTCATCTTCTCC
This region of Theileria equi strain WA chromosome 1, complete sequence genomic DNA includes:
- a CDS encoding hypothetical protein (encoded by transcript BEWA_022850A), which produces MGGSHSKPVTIDISKHSGSGGQVQNDGRGYFYNSDGGTVLLTDEWYPDPEGIYRKFTHRPRDGKISKINKGGASQTGFPSLDKYPSVSVFYWSGDNTFSNPLLIQLGIGNEYYTTNGRDSWDNDNQISTTNLKDKLNEQNCKKNKAHIVDLSQKQDNSTPYECPSCIQKIPRVYKSDSSGDTITYGHTITSVSGFKDGNTWQLGLPSIKGVNLIKVYWKASGETNPIFILYQTSRQRYFRRNSDNENAWIEVTTSSKETLRIHNLALDLSNTDGTYSFGGANIKMAVLLSHISDGYSEFEHSLRGGLFKVTEIKHGTTQLSGISSSNDKLDSISAYYYGDSPNLPNLLLLELRSQGGKNYNYFHRATKDPLTWSPYLGSGGRTGKQLVGSSLKQTLDELKKIQFPEPSKDATTIIVGSSVGSGLGGTGLGGTGLGGLGAWVWYKYFFDPVVRLV